The proteins below come from a single Saccharopolyspora sp. SCSIO 74807 genomic window:
- a CDS encoding rhomboid family intramembrane serine protease, producing the protein MSTPPGPATGPEQAAQQPACVRHPDRPTGLRCVRCERPACPDCLQEASVGYQCVDCVAQGRSRGREAVTVAGARLASRPIVVPVLIALNVAAFVATAVQAKSIQNNIDSQLFDTFAMWPVGVAGGEWVRLISSGFLHFGPIHLLMNMIALWVIGRDLELVLGRLRFTAVYLLSLLGGSVAVFLFGDLGSPVAGASGAVYGLMGGIALAALRLKVSLRPVLVVIALNIVLSVTIPGISLLGHLGGLVLGGASTAALVYAPRNRRVLLQSAALGALLLVLIALLITRDLQFGPVSCFNGRCFGA; encoded by the coding sequence GTGAGCACCCCGCCCGGCCCCGCGACCGGCCCGGAACAGGCGGCGCAGCAACCGGCCTGCGTGCGGCACCCGGACCGGCCGACCGGACTGCGTTGCGTGCGCTGCGAGCGCCCGGCCTGTCCGGACTGCCTCCAAGAGGCTTCGGTCGGTTACCAGTGCGTGGACTGCGTCGCGCAGGGCCGGAGCCGGGGTCGCGAGGCGGTGACCGTCGCAGGCGCCCGGCTGGCCAGCCGCCCGATCGTCGTTCCGGTGCTGATCGCGTTGAACGTGGCGGCCTTCGTGGCCACCGCGGTGCAGGCGAAGAGCATCCAGAACAACATCGACTCGCAGCTGTTCGACACGTTCGCGATGTGGCCGGTCGGTGTTGCGGGCGGCGAGTGGGTGCGCCTGATCAGCTCCGGCTTCCTGCACTTCGGGCCGATCCACCTGCTGATGAACATGATCGCGCTGTGGGTGATCGGCCGCGACCTCGAGCTCGTGCTCGGGCGGCTCCGGTTCACCGCGGTGTACCTGCTGTCGCTGCTCGGTGGCAGCGTCGCAGTCTTCCTGTTCGGTGACCTGGGGTCGCCGGTCGCCGGCGCTTCCGGTGCGGTGTACGGCCTGATGGGCGGGATCGCGCTCGCAGCGCTGCGGCTGAAGGTGAGCCTGCGGCCGGTGCTGGTGGTGATCGCGCTGAACATCGTGTTGAGCGTGACGATCCCGGGGATTTCGCTGCTCGGCCACCTCGGTGGTCTGGTGCTCGGCGGGGCTTCCACCGCGGCGCTGGTCTACGCGCCGCGGAACCGGCGGGTGCTGCTGCAATCCGCAGCGCTCGGGGCGTTGCTGCTGGTGTTGATCGCCTTGCTGATCACGCGGGATCTGCAGTTCGGGCCGGTCAGCTGCTTCAACGGTCGCTGCTTCGGGGCGTGA
- a CDS encoding PH domain-containing protein, with product MPVNSSREWSTPIGLVVCGWLLTAAAAWWCWLTESATDRLFVAVLALVLATASAYVSLARPRLRADESGITLRGLGRTRHHPWSRIQVHVRSRQRLGRSARTLELDGDNGELVVLGRIDLGEDPEDVAEAIEGLRR from the coding sequence GTGCCTGTGAATTCGTCCCGCGAGTGGTCCACGCCGATCGGTCTCGTCGTTTGCGGCTGGTTGCTGACCGCGGCCGCCGCGTGGTGGTGCTGGCTGACCGAGAGCGCGACGGACCGGCTGTTCGTGGCCGTGCTCGCGCTCGTGCTGGCGACCGCCTCGGCTTACGTGAGCCTGGCGCGGCCGCGCCTGCGGGCCGACGAGTCCGGCATCACGCTGCGCGGGCTCGGCCGGACCCGGCACCACCCGTGGTCGCGGATCCAGGTCCACGTCCGCAGCAGGCAGCGGCTCGGGCGGTCGGCGCGAACCCTGGAGCTGGACGGGGACAACGGGGAGCTGGTCGTGCTCGGCCGCATCGACCTCGGGGAAGATCCGGAGGACGTCGCCGAGGCCATCGAGGGTTTGCGCCGCTGA
- a CDS encoding aromatic acid/H+ symport family MFS transporter, with the protein MPNQRSAERSGYARWVVPLCWSAVLLEGFDVVVLGSVLPVLLDQGQWGLTHASGSLVSTAGLIGMTIGSLAIGTITDIIGRRKALLLAVIGFSVFTALCAAAPSVLIFGLLRFLAGLGLGGCVPTAIALVTENARAGRGSGAATTLMTGYHVGAVLTALLGIGVLPLLGWRWMFLIGAAPALVLVPLMFRYLPESLPSDHGGGMRGGLANVASLLRGAFARDTIAFWVASFMGLLLVYGLNTWLPEIMRAAGYPLGASLGLLLTLNAGAIAGLVIAGRIADRAGIRPVTIGWFAAGAVFLAALSIKLPGAGVYLAVFIAGCFVFSAQVLVYAYIGRAYEVSTRATALGWAAGVGRIGAICGPLLGGGLLTAGIAYPWGFYAFAAVGALGAIGIAAVRRTTAEPVAG; encoded by the coding sequence ATGCCGAACCAGCGCAGCGCCGAAAGATCCGGGTACGCCCGTTGGGTCGTGCCGCTGTGCTGGAGCGCGGTGCTGCTCGAGGGGTTCGACGTCGTCGTGCTCGGCAGTGTGCTGCCGGTCCTGCTCGACCAAGGGCAATGGGGACTCACGCACGCCTCCGGCTCGCTGGTCTCCACCGCCGGGCTGATCGGCATGACCATCGGCTCGCTCGCGATCGGCACGATCACCGACATCATCGGGCGGCGCAAAGCGCTGCTGCTCGCGGTGATCGGCTTCTCGGTGTTCACCGCGCTGTGCGCCGCGGCCCCATCGGTGCTGATCTTCGGGCTGCTGCGGTTCCTCGCCGGCCTCGGGCTCGGCGGCTGCGTGCCCACCGCCATCGCGCTGGTCACCGAAAACGCCCGCGCCGGACGCGGCAGCGGCGCCGCCACCACGCTGATGACCGGCTACCACGTCGGCGCAGTGCTCACCGCCTTGCTCGGCATCGGGGTGCTGCCGCTACTCGGATGGCGGTGGATGTTCCTGATCGGCGCGGCACCCGCGCTGGTGCTGGTGCCGCTGATGTTCCGATACCTGCCGGAATCGTTGCCGTCGGACCACGGCGGCGGAATGCGCGGTGGACTGGCCAACGTCGCCTCGCTGCTGCGAGGAGCCTTCGCGCGCGACACGATCGCCTTCTGGGTCGCCTCGTTCATGGGGCTGCTGCTGGTCTACGGGCTCAACACCTGGTTGCCGGAGATCATGCGCGCCGCCGGCTACCCGCTAGGAGCTTCGCTGGGACTGCTGCTGACGCTCAACGCCGGCGCCATCGCCGGGCTCGTCATCGCAGGCCGGATCGCCGACCGGGCGGGAATCCGGCCGGTCACCATCGGCTGGTTCGCGGCGGGCGCGGTGTTCCTCGCCGCGCTGAGCATCAAACTTCCCGGAGCAGGCGTGTACCTGGCGGTGTTCATCGCGGGCTGTTTCGTGTTCAGCGCCCAAGTGCTGGTTTACGCCTACATCGGACGGGCCTACGAGGTCTCCACCCGAGCGACCGCCCTGGGCTGGGCGGCAGGAGTCGGCCGGATCGGCGCGATCTGCGGTCCGTTGCTCGGCGGCGGACTGCTCACCGCAGGCATCGCTTACCCGTGGGGCTTCTACGCGTTCGCCGCGGTGGGGGCGCTGGGCGCGATAGGGATCGCGGCGGTGCGCCGGACCACCGCCGAACCCGTGGCGGGTTGA
- a CDS encoding DUF3566 domain-containing protein translates to MTTSDKPERPEGHSEQPDAERNSSQNSPHTSVMTGEDGAGSGAADSAATGGDGETFDGTDVPPPWQRASATGDGADGTGSDSAATQAKFGDEQETVRTEIPGQGFDGSGRTSVSFGASARAGAQASASARRPSRGPRRASLQIKRLDPWSVLKLALVLSVAMFFVWMIAVAVLYGVLDGMGVWDSLNGTFTELTQPENAAAELISAGRVFGVASIIGAINIVLFTALATVSAFIYNVAADFAGGVEVTLSERE, encoded by the coding sequence GTGACCACTTCCGACAAGCCGGAGCGTCCGGAGGGGCATTCGGAGCAGCCGGACGCCGAGCGCAACAGCAGCCAGAACTCCCCGCACACCTCGGTCATGACCGGTGAGGACGGTGCCGGGTCCGGTGCCGCGGACTCGGCGGCCACCGGCGGCGACGGGGAGACCTTCGACGGCACCGACGTCCCGCCGCCGTGGCAACGCGCATCGGCGACCGGCGATGGTGCGGACGGCACCGGCTCCGATTCGGCCGCCACCCAGGCGAAATTCGGCGACGAGCAGGAAACCGTGCGCACCGAGATTCCCGGGCAGGGCTTCGACGGTTCCGGGCGCACTTCGGTGTCGTTCGGCGCCTCCGCGCGAGCCGGTGCGCAGGCGAGCGCCAGCGCGCGCAGGCCGAGCAGGGGACCGCGCCGGGCCAGCCTGCAGATCAAGCGGCTCGACCCGTGGTCGGTGTTGAAGCTGGCGCTGGTGCTCAGCGTCGCCATGTTCTTCGTGTGGATGATCGCGGTCGCCGTGCTCTACGGGGTGCTCGACGGCATGGGCGTGTGGGACTCGCTGAACGGCACGTTCACCGAGCTCACCCAGCCGGAGAACGCGGCAGCCGAACTGATCAGCGCGGGCCGGGTGTTCGGCGTCGCCTCGATCATCGGGGCGATCAACATCGTGCTGTTCACCGCGCTGGCGACGGTCAGCGCGTTCATCTACAACGTGGCCGCCGACTTCGCGGGTGGCGTCGAGGTCACGCTGTCCGAGCGGGAGTGA
- the pknB gene encoding Stk1 family PASTA domain-containing Ser/Thr kinase, which translates to MSSPRLLSNRYELGDNLGYGGMSEVHRGRDIRLGRDVAVKVLRADLARDPTFQLRFRREAQNAAALNHPAIVAVYDTGETESENGPLPYIVMEYVDGRTLRDIVKTEGPLTPRRAMEVMADASAALDFSHRHGIVHRDVKPANIMITRSGAVKVMDFGIARALADGQAAVTQTAAVIGTAQYLSPEQARGESVDARSDVYASGCVLFELLASEPPFTGDSPVAVAYQHVREDPRKPSDVNQTVPASLDAVVLKALSKNPANRYQSAAEMRADLVRVLSGQRPKAPMVMSEEERTSMMAPPPANTEVFTPGRHRSGDRPTGTTAVVDDDPPQGRGRRNWLIALVTLACVAVFALVAWLATGIFGGPEQPKQVAVPPVQGMTMAAAREQLNSQGWHFDTSPCFSPADQVGHVMKQDPPPGAMVLKSQTRINLCEGKGPEMVQVPDIYGKGKNEAAQLLAQAGLSIGLDDKETPVEDSSLVGRIVEWDNKGSSVAKGTTINVTIGAEIPKTLLPTVVGLPYEQAKATLESAGFKVKRQERDSEQPGNQVIDQNPSGSTQVKRNAEVTLVVSNSAQLTMPSLTGKSKEEAEAELKKLGWNGSINEQKTPTNDTSMDDKVLGSSPSAGQKISKNQSVTLQIGEYDLSPSGSNPPTTGGLLPPFD; encoded by the coding sequence ATGAGCTCACCGCGACTTCTCTCCAACCGCTACGAACTCGGGGACAACCTCGGGTACGGCGGTATGTCGGAGGTCCACCGCGGCCGGGACATCCGGCTGGGGCGCGACGTGGCGGTCAAGGTATTGCGCGCCGACCTGGCCCGCGATCCCACGTTCCAGCTGCGCTTCCGCCGGGAAGCGCAGAACGCCGCGGCGCTGAACCACCCGGCGATCGTCGCCGTCTACGACACCGGTGAGACGGAGTCGGAGAACGGGCCGCTGCCGTACATCGTCATGGAGTACGTGGACGGCCGGACGCTGCGCGACATCGTCAAGACCGAGGGCCCGCTGACGCCGCGCCGGGCCATGGAGGTCATGGCGGACGCTTCGGCTGCGCTGGACTTCAGCCACCGGCACGGCATCGTGCACCGCGACGTCAAACCGGCCAACATCATGATCACCCGCTCCGGCGCGGTGAAGGTGATGGACTTCGGCATCGCCCGCGCGCTCGCCGACGGGCAAGCGGCGGTGACGCAGACCGCCGCCGTGATCGGCACGGCGCAATACCTGTCCCCGGAACAGGCGCGCGGCGAGTCGGTGGACGCCCGCTCCGACGTGTACGCATCGGGTTGCGTGCTGTTCGAACTGCTGGCCTCGGAGCCGCCGTTCACCGGTGACTCGCCGGTGGCGGTGGCCTACCAGCACGTGCGGGAGGATCCGCGCAAACCTTCGGACGTCAACCAGACCGTGCCCGCTTCGCTGGACGCGGTGGTGCTCAAGGCGTTGAGCAAGAACCCGGCCAACCGCTACCAGTCGGCCGCCGAGATGCGCGCCGACCTGGTGCGGGTGTTGTCCGGGCAGCGCCCGAAGGCTCCGATGGTCATGTCGGAGGAGGAGCGCACCTCGATGATGGCTCCCCCGCCTGCCAACACCGAGGTGTTCACCCCGGGCAGGCACCGTTCCGGGGACCGTCCCACCGGCACGACCGCGGTCGTCGACGACGACCCGCCGCAGGGCAGGGGCCGCCGGAACTGGCTGATCGCGTTGGTGACGCTCGCCTGCGTGGCGGTGTTCGCGCTGGTCGCTTGGCTGGCGACCGGGATCTTCGGCGGGCCGGAGCAACCGAAGCAGGTCGCGGTGCCACCGGTGCAGGGCATGACGATGGCCGCAGCGCGCGAGCAGCTCAACTCGCAGGGCTGGCACTTCGACACGTCCCCTTGCTTCTCGCCCGCGGACCAGGTCGGTCACGTCATGAAGCAGGACCCGCCGCCGGGCGCGATGGTGCTCAAGAGCCAGACGCGGATCAACCTCTGCGAGGGCAAGGGCCCCGAGATGGTCCAGGTGCCGGACATCTACGGCAAGGGCAAGAACGAGGCAGCCCAGCTGCTGGCCCAGGCCGGGCTGAGCATCGGCCTGGACGACAAGGAGACCCCGGTCGAGGACTCCAGCCTGGTCGGCCGGATCGTGGAGTGGGACAACAAGGGCAGTTCCGTGGCCAAGGGCACCACGATCAACGTGACGATCGGTGCCGAGATCCCGAAGACGCTGCTGCCCACCGTGGTCGGCCTGCCCTACGAGCAGGCGAAGGCGACGTTGGAGAGCGCGGGCTTCAAGGTCAAGCGCCAGGAGCGCGACTCCGAGCAGCCCGGCAACCAGGTGATCGACCAGAACCCGAGCGGCAGCACGCAGGTCAAGCGCAACGCCGAGGTCACCCTGGTCGTCTCGAACAGCGCCCAGTTGACCATGCCATCGTTGACCGGCAAGTCGAAGGAAGAGGCGGAAGCCGAGCTCAAGAAGCTCGGCTGGAACGGCTCGATCAACGAGCAGAAGACGCCGACCAATGACACGAGCATGGACGACAAGGTGCTCGGCAGTTCACCGTCGGCCGGTCAGAAGATCAGCAAGAACCAGTCGGTGACGTTGCAGATCGGCGAGTACGACCTCAGCCCGAGCGGCAGCAATCCGCCGACCACGGGTGGGCTGCTCCCGCCGTTCGACTGA
- a CDS encoding peptidylprolyl isomerase, with product MAEDNGSLVGKTVTATLHTSQGDIRVDLFPNQAPKTVGNFVGLAEGTKEYSNPNARGERSGPFFDGVIFHRVIDGFMIQTGDPTGTGRGGPGYDFEDEFHPELQFDRPYMLGMANPGRPNSNGSQFFITVARTPHLNYKHTIFGEVADQESREVVDAIAHTATGPQDRPMSDIVIEKVTVERGES from the coding sequence GTGGCTGAAGACAACGGATCGCTCGTCGGGAAGACCGTGACCGCGACCCTGCACACTTCGCAGGGCGACATCCGCGTCGACCTCTTCCCGAACCAGGCGCCGAAAACGGTGGGCAACTTCGTGGGGCTCGCCGAGGGGACCAAGGAATACAGCAACCCGAACGCGCGCGGGGAGCGTTCCGGGCCGTTCTTCGACGGCGTGATCTTCCACCGGGTCATCGACGGTTTCATGATCCAGACCGGCGACCCGACCGGAACCGGGCGCGGTGGTCCCGGCTACGACTTCGAGGACGAGTTCCACCCGGAGCTGCAGTTCGACCGGCCGTACATGCTGGGCATGGCCAACCCGGGCCGCCCGAACTCGAACGGCTCGCAGTTCTTCATCACGGTGGCGCGCACGCCGCACCTGAACTACAAGCACACGATCTTCGGCGAAGTGGCCGACCAGGAGTCCCGCGAGGTCGTGGACGCCATCGCGCACACCGCCACCGGCCCGCAGGACCGTCCGATGAGCGACATCGTGATCGAGAAGGTCACCGTGGAGCGCGGCGAGTCCTGA
- a CDS encoding aminodeoxychorismate/anthranilate synthase component II produces the protein MRVLVVDNYDSFVYNLVQYLAQLGAECVVRRNDAVTDADVEAADGILLSPGPGTPDRAGRSVELVQRCARDRRPLFGVCLGHQAIGAAWGGVVERAPVLLHGKTSMIEHSAAGVFAGLPQPFVATRYHSLIVRATTVPAEFEVTARTADGIVMGMRHPELPLEGVQFHPESVLTDGGHRMLANWMAAAGHPVPAELVDELEGEMRALAAAAHR, from the coding sequence GTGCGCGTACTAGTCGTCGACAACTACGACAGCTTCGTCTACAACCTCGTCCAGTACCTCGCCCAGTTGGGCGCGGAGTGCGTGGTGCGGCGCAACGACGCGGTCACCGATGCCGACGTCGAAGCCGCCGACGGCATCCTGCTCAGCCCCGGCCCCGGCACGCCGGACCGCGCGGGCCGGTCGGTGGAGCTGGTGCAGCGCTGCGCCCGCGACCGGCGACCGCTGTTCGGTGTGTGCCTCGGGCATCAGGCGATCGGCGCGGCTTGGGGCGGCGTGGTCGAGCGGGCGCCGGTGCTGCTGCACGGCAAGACCTCGATGATCGAACACTCCGCAGCGGGCGTGTTCGCCGGATTGCCGCAGCCGTTCGTCGCCACCCGTTATCACTCGCTGATCGTGCGCGCGACGACCGTGCCCGCGGAGTTCGAAGTCACCGCGCGCACCGCCGACGGCATCGTGATGGGGATGCGGCACCCCGAGCTGCCGCTCGAAGGCGTGCAGTTCCACCCCGAGTCGGTGCTCACCGACGGCGGGCACCGGATGCTGGCGAACTGGATGGCCGCGGCCGGGCACCCGGTTCCGGCGGAGCTGGTGGACGAGCTGGAAGGCGAGATGCGCGCACTCGCCGCCGCGGCGCACCGCTGA
- a CDS encoding class E sortase encodes MSTSEVAESPPPDRRPERVGKVVRGCGEVLITFGLVLLLFVFYEVYVTDWFSAHRQAEAGKRLRERWQHGPAQQPAVVDGDGFAELYIPALGHDFRYTVLEGTDTRTLANGPGHYTGTALPGEQGNFAVAGHRIGRGAPFGDLDQLRSCDAVVTETATDWYIYRVLPMQGEAAGWNPAHDSRCGGVAPIGGPYAGVAGRDIVRPDQGEVIYPVPGKPRELLPRSQQTRMITLTTCHPRFSAAQRLIVHGVLVKQYPKEPAQPELRPPELEES; translated from the coding sequence GTGTCAACCTCCGAGGTCGCAGAGTCCCCGCCGCCCGATCGGCGGCCCGAGCGGGTCGGCAAGGTCGTCCGAGGATGCGGAGAGGTGCTGATCACCTTCGGTCTGGTGCTGCTGCTGTTCGTGTTCTACGAGGTGTACGTAACGGACTGGTTCAGCGCTCACCGCCAGGCCGAGGCGGGCAAGCGGCTCCGCGAGCGGTGGCAGCACGGGCCGGCGCAGCAGCCTGCCGTGGTGGACGGCGACGGGTTCGCCGAGCTCTACATCCCCGCGCTGGGGCACGACTTCCGCTACACCGTGCTGGAGGGGACCGATACCCGGACGCTGGCGAACGGCCCCGGGCACTACACCGGCACCGCGCTGCCCGGAGAGCAGGGCAATTTCGCCGTGGCCGGGCACCGGATCGGGCGCGGTGCGCCGTTCGGCGACCTCGACCAGCTGCGCTCGTGCGATGCCGTGGTCACCGAGACCGCAACCGACTGGTACATCTACCGCGTGCTGCCGATGCAGGGCGAAGCCGCCGGCTGGAACCCTGCGCACGATTCGCGGTGCGGAGGCGTCGCGCCGATCGGCGGACCCTATGCCGGAGTGGCCGGCCGAGACATCGTGCGCCCGGACCAGGGCGAGGTGATCTACCCGGTCCCCGGGAAACCGCGTGAGCTGCTGCCGCGCTCCCAGCAAACCCGGATGATCACGCTGACCACCTGTCATCCGCGGTTCTCCGCGGCGCAGCGGTTGATCGTCCACGGCGTGCTGGTCAAGCAGTACCCGAAGGAACCGGCGCAGCCGGAACTGCGCCCGCCCGAGTTGGAGGAGTCCTGA
- the crgA gene encoding cell division protein CrgA encodes MPKSKVRKKDSYTPAADRRTPVQAKSVGPSHPIYLVVMFGMMLIGLLWLVVNYLAGPQIPFMRELEAWNFAVGFAFIIVGLLMTMKWR; translated from the coding sequence ATGCCTAAGTCGAAGGTCCGCAAGAAGGACTCGTACACCCCGGCGGCCGATCGGCGCACGCCGGTGCAGGCGAAGTCGGTCGGCCCGTCCCACCCGATCTACCTGGTCGTCATGTTCGGGATGATGTTGATCGGCTTGCTGTGGCTGGTCGTCAACTACCTCGCCGGTCCGCAGATCCCGTTCATGCGGGAGCTGGAGGCGTGGAACTTCGCGGTCGGCTTCGCCTTCATCATCGTCGGCTTGCTGATGACGATGAAGTGGCGCTGA
- a CDS encoding penicillin-binding protein 2, producing MNKPLRRVAMAMMAMVLLLMGNVTYVQVIQAGELRDHPQNRRTIYDEYSHQRGQIIAGGQSVANSVETPDELKYLRTYPKGPAYAPVTGFYSASHGSNGIERAKDKILNGSDDSMALGRLSDMITGRDPAGGDVELTIDSAMQETAYQQLTSKGYQGSVVALNPKSGEILSMANAPSYDPNPLASHNRNVAAKHWKAQENAEGSPMSNRSVSEIYPPGSTFKLITTAAALDSGYQPNSPVTRDSSITLPNTNTQLPNYGGNTCKGGTLTEALAHSCNTAFAEVAGKVGADKLRETAGKFGFGKDLQIPMEVAKSDLGPMSDPASLYQSGIGQRDVRVTPMQNAMMAAAIANDGKLMKPQLVKSTRAPDMEVMDQLQPEQMSQAVSANAARQIKDMMLQSEKYTKGSGKISGVDIASKTGTAQHGDEGDKPHGWYVAFAPAEDPQIAVAVIVENGGDEGAEATGGSIAAPIGREVIRAGLQGGG from the coding sequence ATGAACAAGCCGTTGCGCCGGGTGGCGATGGCCATGATGGCGATGGTGCTGCTGCTGATGGGCAACGTCACCTACGTGCAGGTGATCCAGGCCGGTGAGCTGCGGGACCACCCGCAGAACCGCCGGACGATCTACGACGAGTACTCCCACCAGCGCGGGCAGATCATCGCGGGCGGGCAGTCCGTGGCCAACTCGGTGGAGACCCCGGACGAGCTGAAGTACCTGCGCACCTACCCGAAGGGGCCGGCGTACGCGCCGGTGACCGGGTTCTACTCCGCCTCCCACGGCTCCAACGGCATCGAACGGGCCAAGGACAAGATCCTCAACGGCTCGGACGACAGCATGGCCTTGGGGCGGCTCTCGGACATGATCACCGGTCGCGACCCCGCGGGCGGGGACGTGGAGCTGACCATCGACTCGGCCATGCAGGAGACCGCCTACCAGCAGCTCACCAGCAAGGGCTACCAAGGCTCGGTGGTGGCGCTGAACCCGAAGAGCGGCGAAATCCTGAGCATGGCCAACGCGCCCTCCTACGACCCGAACCCGCTGGCTTCGCACAACCGCAACGTCGCCGCGAAGCACTGGAAGGCGCAGGAGAACGCCGAGGGCTCGCCGATGAGCAACCGCTCGGTCTCCGAGATCTACCCGCCCGGTTCGACCTTCAAGCTGATCACCACGGCGGCCGCGCTGGACAGCGGCTACCAGCCGAACAGCCCGGTCACCCGCGACTCGTCGATCACGCTGCCGAACACGAACACGCAGCTGCCGAACTACGGCGGCAACACCTGCAAGGGCGGGACGCTGACCGAGGCGCTGGCGCACTCGTGCAACACCGCGTTCGCCGAGGTCGCGGGCAAGGTCGGCGCCGACAAGCTGCGCGAAACCGCAGGCAAGTTCGGGTTCGGCAAGGACCTGCAGATCCCGATGGAGGTCGCCAAGTCCGACCTCGGCCCGATGTCCGATCCCGCCTCGCTGTACCAGAGCGGCATCGGCCAGCGCGACGTGCGCGTCACCCCGATGCAGAACGCGATGATGGCCGCCGCGATCGCCAACGACGGCAAGCTGATGAAGCCGCAGCTGGTCAAGAGCACCCGGGCGCCGGACATGGAGGTCATGGACCAGCTGCAGCCGGAGCAGATGAGCCAGGCCGTGTCCGCGAACGCCGCTCGGCAGATCAAGGACATGATGCTGCAGTCGGAGAAGTACACGAAGGGCTCCGGCAAGATCTCCGGCGTCGACATCGCCTCCAAGACCGGCACCGCCCAGCACGGCGACGAGGGCGACAAGCCGCACGGCTGGTACGTGGCGTTCGCGCCCGCTGAGGACCCGCAGATCGCGGTCGCGGTCATCGTCGAGAACGGTGGCGACGAGGGCGCCGAGGCGACCGGTGGTTCGATCGCCGCCCCGATCGGCCGCGAGGTGATCCGCGCGGGCTTGCAGGGAGGTGGCTGA
- a CDS encoding protein kinase domain-containing protein, with the protein MLTSGQLLAERYRLGLRIAVGGMGEVWEAVDVRLDRTVAIKVLKPELCGDAEFLHRFRTEARTTASLNHPGIAAVHDYGETAAIPDGPEDTAYLVMELVEGEPLAAVLAREGRIAPEHVVDMLEQAGNALQAAHERGLVHRDVKPGNILITPTGTVKLTDFGIAKAADAAPVTRSGMVMGTAHYIAPEQALGGDATPSSDVYSLAVVGYECLKGYRPFLSDNAVTVAMMHIRELPPPLPPDVPPGVRALLEATLVKDPRRRYGGGGEFAAAVAAVRAGLPLPTPAALGIPPQQPPPRNVGAPSGGVPPLHVGQPALPGGQLGGTYPPGSVQLPAAAQQSGPPTSGIPVQASAQRRSRAALWVVLALLGVIVVVLIGWLSWLLMPGTMAVAAGSPLLGAMGWRRRIETVRTGATPKAVPGTAAVGSATMGATRVDPRRCADELRLLDSSGWIRQTALRHSGRDHARRAGAGSRSPEPSRPAFGIVPAVGPTRTGTAGTGTHHAGRRHHPAAIGSGLRVGMMGRSLTRIGTTHR; encoded by the coding sequence GTGCTGACCTCCGGCCAGTTGCTCGCCGAGCGGTACCGCTTGGGCCTGCGGATCGCCGTGGGTGGAATGGGCGAGGTGTGGGAAGCCGTCGACGTCCGGTTGGACCGCACGGTCGCGATCAAGGTGCTCAAGCCGGAGTTGTGCGGGGATGCCGAGTTCCTGCACCGCTTCCGCACCGAAGCGCGCACCACCGCCTCCCTGAACCACCCGGGGATCGCCGCCGTGCACGACTACGGCGAAACCGCGGCGATCCCGGACGGGCCGGAGGACACCGCCTACCTGGTGATGGAACTGGTCGAGGGCGAGCCGCTGGCGGCGGTGCTGGCCCGCGAGGGCCGGATCGCCCCGGAGCACGTCGTGGACATGCTGGAACAGGCGGGCAACGCCTTGCAGGCCGCGCACGAGCGTGGCCTGGTGCACCGCGACGTGAAGCCCGGCAACATCCTGATCACCCCGACCGGCACGGTGAAGCTCACCGACTTCGGCATCGCGAAGGCGGCGGATGCCGCGCCGGTCACGCGTTCGGGAATGGTCATGGGAACTGCGCACTACATCGCCCCGGAGCAGGCGCTGGGCGGTGACGCGACCCCCTCCAGCGACGTGTATTCGCTGGCGGTGGTCGGCTACGAGTGCTTGAAGGGGTATCGCCCGTTCCTGTCGGACAACGCGGTCACGGTCGCGATGATGCACATCCGCGAGCTACCGCCGCCGTTGCCGCCGGACGTGCCGCCGGGGGTGCGGGCGTTGCTCGAAGCGACGCTGGTGAAGGACCCCCGGCGCCGCTACGGCGGGGGCGGCGAGTTCGCCGCCGCGGTGGCCGCGGTACGGGCCGGATTACCGCTACCGACGCCTGCGGCGCTGGGCATCCCGCCGCAGCAACCACCACCGAGGAACGTGGGGGCACCCTCCGGAGGCGTGCCCCCGCTGCATGTCGGGCAGCCCGCACTTCCCGGCGGACAGCTCGGCGGCACGTATCCCCCGGGGTCGGTGCAGCTGCCAGCGGCCGCCCAGCAGTCCGGGCCCCCGACTTCGGGAATCCCGGTGCAGGCTTCCGCGCAGCGCCGTTCCCGGGCCGCGCTGTGGGTGGTGCTCGCGCTGCTCGGCGTGATCGTCGTCGTGCTGATCGGCTGGCTGAGCTGGTTGCTCATGCCCGGCACGATGGCCGTCGCCGCCGGCTCGCCGCTGCTCGGTGCGATGGGGTGGCGGCGTCGAATCGAGACCGTGCGCACCGGCGCAACTCCGAAGGCGGTACCGGGAACCGCGGCAGTCGGCTCTGCAACGATGGGGGCCACTCGCGTGGACCCGCGTCGGTGCGCCGACGAGCTGAGGCTCCTGGATTCTTCGGGATGGATCAGACAGACTGCGCTACGGCATTCCGGTCGTGACCACGCGCGCCGTGCGGGCGCCGGGAGCCGGTCACCGGAGCCTTCGCGGCCGGCGTTCGGAATCGTTCCCGCCGTCGGACCGACCAGGACGGGAACAGCCGGAACGGGGACACACCACGCAGGTCGGCGCCACCATCCGGCGGCGATCGGCAGCGGACTGCGGGTCGGCATGATGGGACGATCATTGACAAGGATCGGGACGACGCATCGATGA